From a single Arthrobacter sp. SLBN-112 genomic region:
- a CDS encoding MarR family winged helix-turn-helix transcriptional regulator, whose amino-acid sequence MNDDDTQLQELASGFREALRHSVYLVRRLDADGELSAAQLSTLKMLLGEGQRVGEIARNLGVRVPSATEQIIKLERAGLVRREPDPADSRAVRVILTDEGRAAVDSADRRRNQVMADILSTLTDRDRKALAEALPVIDKINASLQN is encoded by the coding sequence ATGAATGACGACGATACCCAACTGCAGGAGCTCGCCAGCGGCTTCCGCGAAGCCCTGCGCCACAGCGTGTACCTGGTCCGGCGGCTCGACGCGGACGGCGAACTTAGCGCCGCCCAGCTCAGCACGCTCAAGATGCTGCTCGGCGAAGGCCAGCGCGTCGGTGAGATCGCCCGGAACCTGGGGGTCCGCGTGCCCAGTGCCACCGAACAGATCATCAAGCTCGAGCGCGCGGGCCTGGTCCGCCGCGAGCCGGACCCGGCGGACTCCCGCGCGGTCAGAGTGATCCTGACCGACGAAGGCAGGGCCGCCGTCGACTCTGCCGACCGACGGCGGAACCAGGTGATGGCCGACATCCTCAGCACCCTCACGGACCGGGACCGCAAGGCCCTGGCGGAGGCCCTGCCGGTCATCGACAAAATCAATGCATCCCTCCAGAACTGA
- a CDS encoding GNAT family N-acetyltransferase, giving the protein MLTADVDGGMFRLRHANRADLPAMVRLLADDALGAGREAAADMEPYERAFAAIEADPAHLLLVGELAAPGEEAGPVVATFQLSFLPGISRQGAWRSQLEGVRVASSLRGQGIGKLMVRWAIGESRSRGCSLMQLTTHTSRSAAHRFYGQLGFEASHVGMKLAL; this is encoded by the coding sequence TTGCTCACCGCCGACGTCGACGGCGGGATGTTCCGCCTCCGCCATGCCAACCGGGCGGACCTGCCCGCTATGGTGCGCCTGCTGGCGGACGATGCCCTGGGGGCCGGCCGCGAAGCAGCCGCGGACATGGAGCCCTACGAGCGCGCCTTCGCGGCGATCGAGGCCGATCCGGCTCACCTGCTGCTGGTGGGGGAGCTGGCAGCACCCGGCGAAGAAGCCGGGCCGGTGGTTGCCACGTTCCAGCTGAGTTTCCTCCCGGGAATCTCCCGGCAGGGGGCATGGCGCTCGCAGCTGGAGGGAGTCCGGGTGGCATCGTCCCTGCGCGGGCAGGGCATCGGCAAGCTGATGGTGAGATGGGCCATCGGTGAGTCCCGGAGCCGCGGCTGCAGCCTAATGCAGTTGACCACCCACACAAGCCGCTCGGCCGCCCACAGGTTTTATGGGCAGCTGGGGTTCGAGGCCAGCCACGTGGGCATGAAGCTGGCACTGTAA
- a CDS encoding mannitol-1-phosphate 5-dehydrogenase, with protein MKAVHFGAGNIGRGFVGLLLHDAGYEVVFADVAEDLINRLKEADSYAVHEVGEDPAVRTVDNFRALNSNAQEAELVSEIATADIVTTAVGPHILKFVAPVIAKGIVAREPGRAPLQVMACENAINATDLLAKEVAAQPGATAAVLDGKAVFANTAVDRIVPNQEAGQGLDVTVETFYEWVIDRTAFGDSAPAIPGATFVDDLSPYIERKLFTVNTGHASAAYFGFEAGLEKISDAMADQDVAEDVRAVLEETKQLLVTKHGFSNDEQEAYVQKILVRFSNPYLPDTVNRVGRAPLRKLSRNERFIGPAAELAERGVVPEALLGAIAAALRFNDPADAEATELAAILGSASPTAATERITGLAPGHPLFAAVATLVEERQAEMAGTPA; from the coding sequence GTGAAGGCAGTACATTTTGGGGCCGGCAACATCGGCCGCGGCTTCGTGGGGCTGCTCCTGCATGACGCCGGCTACGAGGTGGTGTTCGCGGACGTGGCCGAGGACCTGATCAACCGGCTCAAGGAAGCGGACAGCTACGCCGTGCACGAGGTGGGGGAGGACCCCGCCGTGCGGACGGTGGACAACTTCCGGGCGCTGAACTCCAACGCCCAGGAAGCGGAACTCGTCTCCGAGATCGCGACGGCGGACATCGTCACCACGGCGGTGGGTCCGCACATCCTGAAGTTCGTGGCGCCCGTGATCGCCAAGGGCATCGTTGCGCGGGAGCCCGGCCGGGCTCCCCTGCAGGTCATGGCCTGCGAGAACGCGATCAATGCCACGGACCTCCTGGCCAAGGAAGTGGCGGCCCAGCCCGGTGCCACCGCGGCAGTCCTGGACGGCAAAGCGGTGTTCGCCAACACTGCTGTCGACCGGATCGTGCCCAACCAGGAAGCCGGCCAGGGCCTGGACGTCACCGTGGAGACTTTTTACGAATGGGTCATCGACCGCACCGCCTTCGGTGACTCCGCTCCCGCGATCCCCGGTGCCACCTTCGTGGACGACCTCTCGCCCTATATCGAGCGGAAGCTCTTCACCGTGAACACCGGCCACGCGTCGGCGGCGTACTTCGGGTTCGAGGCGGGCCTGGAGAAGATCTCCGACGCCATGGCGGACCAGGATGTGGCTGAAGATGTCCGGGCGGTGCTGGAGGAAACCAAGCAGCTCCTGGTGACCAAGCACGGGTTCAGCAACGACGAGCAGGAAGCCTATGTACAGAAGATCCTGGTCAGGTTCTCCAACCCGTACCTGCCGGACACCGTCAACCGCGTGGGCCGGGCTCCGCTGCGGAAGCTGAGCCGGAACGAGCGGTTCATCGGCCCGGCGGCGGAACTGGCAGAACGCGGCGTGGTGCCGGAGGCCCTGCTGGGTGCCATCGCGGCAGCGCTCCGGTTCAACGATCCCGCTGATGCCGAGGCCACCGAGCTGGCAGCCATCCTCGGCTCGGCCAGCCCCACCGCTGCCACCGAAAGGATCACCGGGCTGGCGCCTGGCCACCCGCTGTTTGCCGCCGTTGCCACCCTTGTGGAGGAGCGGCAGGCGGAAATGGCCGGCACTCCCGCCTGA
- a CDS encoding MDR family MFS transporter, producing MSKATAAPRAGEVLTQRQIVTVMVGLMLGMFLASLDQTIVSTSIYTIANDLDGLSLQAWATTAYLITSTVSTPLYGKLSDIFGRRPLYLTAIVVFLVGSLYAGSVHSMTELAVARGIQGLGAGGLLALALTIIGDIVSLRDRAKFQGYFMSVFGISSVLGPVVGGAFAGSSNILGFDGWRWVFFINIPIGLAALTVVFLFLHLPAKHLKQKIDYWGAAAITVAIVPLLLVAEQGRTWGWTSLNSFLCYGLGVVGIAWFLLAEKRAGDYALIPLRLFHNVTFGLSSLLNFIIGIGMFGAIAMLPMYLQLVKGLTPTEAGLMMITFTVGILFGSITAGRTISASGTFRIFPIMGTGILTAAALVMGFSLAVDTELWVPGLIAVFFGLGLGFCMQPLTLAMQTSVPPRDMGVGTSSAAFFRSMGGAVGTAVFISMLFSLAASRIADGMKTAATDPAYLAVLKDPAVASDPANAKLYEFFRNGASNDSLNDTSWLHTANSTLTRPITEGFATSIDTVMLTAAALTGLAFLISFALPRKKLTDQKASPQAKDNMEIPAH from the coding sequence ATGTCCAAAGCCACTGCCGCGCCCCGCGCCGGAGAAGTCCTGACGCAACGCCAGATTGTCACCGTCATGGTGGGCCTGATGCTGGGCATGTTCCTGGCATCCCTTGACCAGACCATCGTCTCCACCTCCATCTACACCATCGCCAATGACCTGGACGGGCTCTCCCTGCAGGCGTGGGCCACCACGGCGTACCTGATCACCTCCACCGTCAGCACGCCGCTGTACGGCAAGCTGAGCGACATCTTCGGACGCCGCCCGCTCTACCTGACGGCAATCGTCGTCTTCCTGGTGGGCTCGCTGTACGCCGGCTCCGTCCACTCGATGACCGAACTCGCGGTTGCCCGCGGCATCCAGGGCCTGGGTGCCGGCGGCCTGCTGGCCCTGGCACTGACCATCATCGGCGACATCGTCTCGCTCAGGGACCGGGCCAAGTTCCAGGGCTACTTCATGTCCGTGTTCGGCATTTCCTCGGTCCTGGGCCCGGTGGTGGGCGGTGCATTCGCCGGCTCCTCGAACATCCTGGGCTTCGATGGCTGGCGCTGGGTCTTCTTCATCAACATCCCCATTGGGCTCGCTGCCCTGACGGTGGTATTCCTGTTCCTGCACCTGCCGGCGAAGCACCTGAAGCAAAAGATCGACTACTGGGGCGCCGCCGCCATCACCGTAGCCATCGTTCCGCTCCTCCTGGTGGCTGAGCAGGGCCGCACCTGGGGCTGGACCTCCCTGAACTCCTTCCTCTGCTACGGCCTGGGCGTGGTGGGCATTGCCTGGTTCCTGCTGGCGGAAAAGCGTGCCGGCGACTATGCCCTGATTCCCCTGCGGCTCTTCCATAACGTCACGTTCGGGCTGTCCTCGCTGCTGAACTTCATCATCGGCATCGGCATGTTCGGTGCCATCGCCATGCTCCCGATGTACCTCCAGCTGGTCAAGGGACTCACCCCCACCGAGGCCGGCCTGATGATGATCACCTTCACCGTGGGCATTCTGTTCGGCTCCATCACGGCAGGGCGCACCATCTCGGCCTCCGGCACGTTCCGCATCTTCCCCATCATGGGCACCGGCATCCTGACCGCGGCCGCCCTGGTGATGGGCTTCTCGCTGGCAGTGGACACCGAACTCTGGGTACCCGGCCTGATCGCCGTGTTCTTCGGCCTGGGCCTGGGCTTCTGCATGCAGCCGCTCACCCTGGCCATGCAGACCTCGGTGCCGCCGCGGGACATGGGCGTGGGAACCTCCTCCGCAGCCTTCTTCCGCTCCATGGGTGGCGCCGTGGGTACCGCCGTCTTCATCTCCATGCTCTTCAGCCTGGCCGCCAGCCGGATCGCCGACGGCATGAAGACCGCCGCCACCGATCCCGCCTACCTGGCCGTCCTCAAGGACCCTGCCGTCGCGTCGGACCCCGCCAACGCCAAGCTGTATGAATTCTTCAGGAACGGCGCCTCCAATGACTCCCTGAATGACACCAGCTGGCTGCACACCGCCAACAGCACGCTGACCCGGCCCATCACCGAGGGCTTTGCCACGTCCATCGACACCGTGATGCTGACGGCGGCGGCGCTCACCGGCCTGGCGTTCCTCATCAGCTTTGCCCTTCCCCGCAAGAAGCTGACCGACCAGAAGGCATCCCCGCAGGCCAAGGACAACATGGAAATTCCGGCGCACTGA
- a CDS encoding PTS mannitol transporter subunit IICBA has translation MATETVAKPRTSARVHVQKFGTFLSGMIMPNIGAFIAWGIITALFIEKGWLPVPELGGFGTNAAGKTNIGLVGPMITYLLPLLIGYTGGKNVYDVRGGVVGAIGTMGVIVGAGIPMFIGAMIMGPLGGWTMKKIDMLWDGKIRPGFEMLVNNFSAGIWGALLAMLGFFGISPLVTAFSTAAGNVVQFLVNNGLLPLTSIFIEPAKVLFLNNAINHGVLTPLGVQQSLDQGKSILFLLEANPGPGLGILLAYMFFGRGAAKASAPGAAIIHFLGGIHEIYFPYVLMRPLLILAAIAGGMTGIATLAVTGAGLVAPAAPGSIIAVLAQTSRDSYLGVILSVVLATTASFLVASVIMKTTKHSDEADLGDATARMEAMKGKKSSVSSTLTGAGASAGAESGGRGGVGVLAGPVRNVVFACDAGMGSSAMGASVLRNKIKAAGFPDVKVTNASIANLSDTYDVVVTHQDLTERAKPATSSAVHYSVDNFMSSPRYDEIVELVRESNTESGTSDAGTTHGAHAADAPVDAAPAAAGAAGSGAAASGSSDILARESVVMRGSATTRDAAIDEAGRLLLARGAVDEGYIAAMHEREESVSTYMGSFLAIPHGTNAAKDHIRKSAVSVIRYPEGIDWNGKQVKFVVGVAGINNEHLHILSSIAKVFTNKEQVARLEAATSEDEVLELFGKVNA, from the coding sequence ATGGCAACAGAGACAGTTGCAAAACCCCGCACCAGCGCGCGCGTGCACGTCCAAAAGTTCGGGACATTCCTGTCCGGCATGATCATGCCCAATATCGGGGCGTTCATCGCCTGGGGCATCATCACGGCCCTCTTCATCGAGAAGGGCTGGTTGCCTGTTCCGGAGCTTGGCGGGTTCGGCACCAACGCCGCCGGCAAGACGAACATCGGCCTGGTTGGACCGATGATCACCTACCTCCTGCCACTCCTGATCGGCTACACCGGCGGCAAGAACGTCTATGACGTCCGCGGCGGCGTGGTGGGAGCCATCGGCACCATGGGCGTGATCGTCGGTGCCGGCATCCCCATGTTCATCGGCGCCATGATCATGGGCCCGCTGGGCGGCTGGACCATGAAGAAGATCGACATGCTCTGGGACGGCAAGATCCGCCCCGGCTTCGAAATGCTGGTCAACAACTTCTCCGCCGGCATCTGGGGCGCATTGCTCGCCATGCTGGGATTCTTCGGCATCTCGCCGCTGGTGACGGCGTTCAGCACCGCCGCCGGAAACGTGGTGCAGTTCCTGGTCAACAACGGCCTCCTGCCGCTGACCAGCATCTTCATCGAACCTGCCAAGGTGCTGTTCCTGAACAACGCCATCAACCACGGTGTGCTCACCCCGCTGGGCGTCCAGCAGTCGCTGGACCAGGGCAAGTCCATCCTGTTCCTGCTCGAGGCCAACCCGGGTCCGGGCCTGGGCATCCTGCTGGCCTACATGTTCTTCGGCCGCGGTGCCGCCAAGGCGTCGGCCCCCGGTGCTGCGATCATCCACTTCCTGGGCGGCATCCACGAAATCTACTTCCCGTACGTGCTGATGCGCCCGCTGCTGATCCTGGCGGCCATCGCCGGCGGCATGACCGGCATCGCCACCCTGGCCGTCACCGGCGCAGGACTCGTCGCCCCCGCCGCCCCGGGTTCCATCATCGCGGTGCTGGCCCAGACGTCCCGTGACAGCTACCTCGGCGTGATCCTGTCGGTGGTGCTCGCCACCACGGCGTCCTTCCTGGTGGCCTCCGTCATCATGAAGACCACCAAGCACAGCGACGAAGCCGACCTGGGCGACGCCACCGCCCGCATGGAGGCAATGAAGGGCAAGAAGAGCTCGGTGTCCTCCACCCTCACCGGTGCAGGCGCTTCCGCAGGTGCCGAGTCCGGCGGCCGTGGCGGAGTGGGCGTCCTGGCCGGCCCCGTCCGCAACGTCGTGTTTGCATGTGACGCCGGCATGGGCTCCAGCGCCATGGGCGCCTCGGTGCTGCGGAACAAGATCAAGGCGGCCGGCTTCCCGGACGTCAAGGTCACCAACGCCTCCATTGCCAACCTCAGTGACACCTATGACGTGGTGGTCACCCACCAGGACCTGACCGAACGGGCCAAGCCTGCCACGTCCAGCGCCGTCCACTACTCCGTGGACAACTTCATGAGCAGCCCGCGCTATGACGAGATCGTCGAGCTGGTCCGCGAGAGCAACACCGAGAGCGGAACGTCCGACGCCGGCACCACCCACGGTGCGCATGCCGCCGATGCCCCGGTGGACGCAGCCCCTGCCGCGGCAGGTGCAGCCGGAAGCGGAGCCGCGGCGAGCGGAAGCTCGGACATCCTGGCCCGCGAGAGCGTGGTCATGCGGGGCTCCGCCACCACCCGCGACGCCGCCATTGACGAAGCCGGCCGGCTGCTGCTGGCCCGCGGAGCCGTGGATGAGGGCTACATCGCCGCCATGCACGAGCGGGAAGAATCCGTGTCCACCTACATGGGCAGCTTCCTGGCCATCCCGCACGGCACCAACGCCGCCAAGGACCACATCCGCAAGTCGGCCGTGTCCGTGATCCGCTACCCGGAAGGCATTGACTGGAACGGCAAGCAGGTCAAGTTCGTGGTGGGCGTTGCCGGCATCAACAACGAGCACCTGCACATCCTGTCCTCCATCGCCAAGGTCTTCACAAACAAGGAACAGGTTGCCCGGCTCGAGGCCGCCACGTCCGAGGATGAAGTCCTGGAACTCTTCGGAAAGGTCAACGCATAG
- a CDS encoding MFS transporter, producing MSPFNTPAPLDGTPAGKVPAALAEPVQKVSARWVTGLVLVNVGINAAFFGPINVFIGQQAISIDAPSKEAILSLVTACGAAVSLVANPLFGALSDRTTSRFGRRAPWVLAGAVLATAALLAMSFSAAVSLMVLFWCLVQLGANAAYAAITAAVPDRVPLIQRGGVGGLAAMGQTLGILAGAVFGAVVSGNFLVGYWLCAGALLLSVLPYLFHRDDPPLPAGAAGRFRMGRFLRGFWISPRRHQDFAWAWLTRFLVNVGNQLTIVYLLFFLRDVIGHEDPATGVLVLTGIYAVMVMITAVLAGPWSDRVGRRKPFVIGSSATIAMAGAIMAFFPVWPGALAGAAVLGIGFGAYLAVDFALLTQVLPFAASRGKDMGVINVANSLPQVVAPALALLAVTYGGGYRTLFLTAAAIGLLGAVFVVKIKGVD from the coding sequence ATGAGTCCGTTCAATACGCCTGCGCCGCTGGACGGCACACCGGCAGGGAAAGTCCCGGCGGCGCTCGCCGAGCCGGTGCAGAAGGTCTCCGCCCGCTGGGTGACCGGGCTGGTGCTGGTGAATGTGGGCATCAATGCGGCCTTTTTCGGGCCCATCAACGTGTTCATCGGCCAGCAGGCCATCAGTATCGATGCGCCGTCCAAGGAAGCCATCCTCTCGCTGGTCACTGCCTGCGGCGCGGCGGTTTCGCTGGTGGCCAACCCGCTCTTCGGTGCCCTCTCGGACCGGACCACCTCGCGGTTCGGCCGGCGCGCCCCATGGGTGCTGGCCGGGGCAGTCCTCGCCACGGCGGCGCTTCTGGCCATGTCCTTCTCGGCGGCGGTGTCCCTGATGGTCCTTTTCTGGTGTCTGGTGCAGTTGGGTGCCAACGCCGCCTACGCAGCCATCACCGCGGCCGTCCCGGACCGGGTGCCCCTCATCCAGCGCGGGGGAGTGGGCGGCCTCGCGGCCATGGGCCAGACCCTTGGGATCCTTGCGGGGGCCGTCTTCGGCGCGGTGGTGTCAGGGAACTTCCTGGTGGGCTACTGGCTGTGTGCGGGGGCCCTGCTGCTGTCCGTGCTGCCGTACCTGTTCCACCGGGATGATCCGCCGCTGCCGGCGGGGGCAGCCGGCAGGTTCCGGATGGGCCGCTTCCTGCGGGGCTTCTGGATCAGCCCGCGGCGCCACCAGGACTTCGCCTGGGCCTGGCTCACCCGCTTCCTGGTCAATGTGGGAAACCAGCTCACCATCGTCTACCTGCTCTTCTTCCTGCGGGACGTCATCGGGCATGAGGATCCCGCCACGGGGGTGCTGGTCCTGACGGGTATCTACGCGGTGATGGTGATGATCACTGCGGTGCTGGCCGGACCGTGGAGTGACCGGGTGGGCAGGCGGAAACCGTTCGTCATCGGCTCCTCCGCCACCATCGCCATGGCCGGCGCCATCATGGCGTTCTTTCCGGTCTGGCCCGGCGCGCTCGCCGGCGCCGCCGTCCTGGGCATCGGCTTTGGGGCCTACCTGGCCGTGGACTTTGCGCTGCTGACCCAGGTCCTGCCGTTCGCTGCGAGCCGGGGCAAGGACATGGGGGTCATCAATGTGGCCAACTCGCTCCCGCAGGTGGTTGCTCCGGCACTGGCGCTGCTGGCAGTGACCTACGGTGGCGGCTACCGGACATTGTTCCTCACGGCCGCGGCCATCGGGCTGCTGGGCGCGGTCTTCGTGGTGAAAATCAAGGGCGTCGACTGA
- a CDS encoding sugar porter family MFS transporter: MPTAQEQTTTGIPRRVIWLALAGAVGGFLFGFDSSVVNGAVDAMKEEFALSEAVTGFAVAIALLGCAAGAFLAGKVADRYGRIPAMKLGALLFLVSAVGTGFCFGVWDLIFWRLVGGLGIGLASVIAPAYISEISPRKVRGRLASLQQLAITTGIFAALLSDALLATSAGGADQAFWLGIESWRWMFLAAAVPAVVYGWVAFTLPESPRFLVFQGKEDQARKVFESIAPSEDADRHIREIREAIEEDKLAGQKGSLRGRTFGLQAVVWVGITLSVLQQFVGINVIFYYSTTLWKAVGFQEKDSLAISVATSITNILVTLVAIALVDRVGRRPILLAGSVGMAVSLGAMAVAFSSATGSGEDISLPGAWGPVALVAANIFVVSFGASWGPLVWVLLGEIFPSRIRARALGLAAAAQWVANFAITLSFPVMAAASLPLTYAMYALFAAASFFFVMFKVPETNGMSLEQAETLFVPKGSAK, encoded by the coding sequence ATGCCCACTGCACAGGAGCAGACCACAACCGGGATACCGCGGCGGGTGATCTGGCTGGCGCTCGCGGGGGCGGTGGGCGGATTCCTCTTCGGCTTCGACTCATCAGTGGTCAACGGCGCCGTGGACGCCATGAAGGAAGAGTTTGCGCTCTCGGAGGCCGTCACGGGCTTCGCTGTGGCCATCGCCCTGCTGGGCTGCGCGGCCGGCGCCTTCCTGGCCGGCAAGGTTGCGGACCGGTACGGCCGCATCCCGGCCATGAAGCTGGGCGCCCTGCTGTTCCTGGTCAGCGCCGTGGGCACCGGCTTTTGCTTCGGCGTGTGGGACCTGATTTTCTGGCGCCTGGTGGGCGGGCTGGGCATCGGGCTGGCGTCTGTCATCGCCCCTGCCTACATCTCCGAGATTTCGCCGCGGAAGGTGCGCGGCCGGCTGGCGTCGCTGCAGCAGCTGGCCATCACCACGGGTATCTTCGCCGCGCTGCTGTCCGACGCGCTCCTGGCCACCAGTGCCGGCGGCGCGGACCAGGCCTTCTGGCTGGGCATTGAATCATGGCGCTGGATGTTCCTGGCCGCCGCCGTCCCGGCCGTCGTTTACGGCTGGGTTGCCTTCACCCTGCCCGAGTCCCCGCGGTTCCTGGTGTTCCAGGGCAAGGAGGACCAGGCCCGGAAGGTCTTCGAGTCCATCGCGCCCTCCGAGGATGCCGACCGCCATATCCGGGAAATCCGCGAAGCCATCGAGGAAGACAAGCTGGCCGGCCAGAAGGGGTCCCTCCGCGGCAGGACGTTCGGCCTCCAGGCTGTGGTCTGGGTGGGCATCACGCTGTCGGTCCTGCAGCAGTTCGTGGGCATCAACGTGATCTTCTACTACTCCACCACCCTCTGGAAGGCAGTGGGGTTCCAGGAGAAGGATTCCCTGGCCATCTCGGTGGCAACCTCCATCACCAACATCCTGGTGACCCTGGTGGCCATCGCCCTGGTGGACCGGGTGGGCCGCCGGCCCATCCTGCTGGCCGGATCCGTGGGCATGGCCGTGTCCCTGGGCGCCATGGCCGTGGCCTTTTCCTCTGCAACGGGCAGCGGCGAGGACATCAGCCTGCCGGGCGCGTGGGGTCCCGTGGCCCTGGTGGCCGCGAACATCTTCGTGGTCAGCTTCGGCGCGTCCTGGGGGCCGCTGGTGTGGGTGCTCCTGGGCGAGATCTTCCCGTCCAGGATCCGTGCCCGCGCCCTGGGCCTGGCCGCGGCGGCACAGTGGGTGGCCAACTTCGCGATCACCCTCAGCTTCCCGGTCATGGCTGCAGCCTCGCTGCCGCTGACCTATGCCATGTACGCGCTGTTCGCGGCCGCGTCCTTCTTCTTCGTCATGTTCAAGGTGCCGGAGACCAACGGCATGTCCCTGGAGCAGGCAGAGACGCTCTTCGTCCCCAAGGGTTCCGCCAAGTAA
- the rraA gene encoding ribonuclease E activity regulator RraA, with the protein MTTPAGNGPTSAVNTADLYDERGDQLASVSLQFQSLGGRSHFSGPVRTIRCFQDNALVKSTLGSPGNGAVLVVDGGGSLGTALMGDMIAESAVANGWAGVVINGAIRDRLAIADLDLGVKALGSNPKKSQKAGAGEVDVDVVIDGVTFRPGATIWCDPDGILVEP; encoded by the coding sequence GTGACCACACCAGCAGGAAACGGACCCACTTCAGCCGTGAACACTGCCGACCTTTACGATGAGCGCGGCGACCAGCTGGCGTCCGTTTCCCTGCAGTTCCAGTCCCTTGGCGGCCGCTCGCATTTCAGCGGCCCGGTCCGGACCATCCGCTGCTTCCAGGACAACGCCCTGGTGAAGTCCACGCTCGGTTCACCCGGTAACGGGGCGGTACTGGTGGTGGACGGCGGGGGCTCGCTGGGCACGGCCCTGATGGGGGACATGATTGCCGAAAGCGCCGTGGCGAACGGCTGGGCCGGCGTCGTCATCAACGGCGCCATCCGCGACCGGCTGGCCATCGCGGACCTGGACCTCGGCGTCAAGGCCCTGGGCAGCAACCCGAAGAAGAGCCAAAAGGCAGGCGCGGGTGAGGTTGACGTCGATGTGGTGATCGACGGCGTGACTTTCCGCCCCGGAGCCACCATCTGGTGCGACCCGGACGGCATTCTCGTGGAGCCGTAG
- a CDS encoding MFS transporter produces MDGQLAETLQAPESTLKAEKASFLKQPKAVWATALAAVFAFMGIGLVDPILPAIATNLDASPSQVSLLFTSYFLVTALAMLITGYVSSRIGGKRTLLIGLAVIVVFASLSGLSGSVGELVGFRAGWGLGNALFVATALAVIVGVASGGAGTAIILYEAALGLGISLGPLLGALLGGWQWRAPFFGTAVLMAAAFVALIALLPKTPLPERKVRLRDPLLALGHKGLRTTAASGLFYNYGFFTILAFTPFILGMNAYGIGGVFFGWGVAVAVFSVFVAPVLQRRFGAVKVLTGTLFVLMLDLAGLGLAAGHSVPAVVVLVIVAGALLGINNTIYTELAMGVSDSPRPVASSGYNFVRWMGGALAPFAAAQLGEHFGPQVPFFAGALAMAIAILVAFGGRAYLSSHEPHVV; encoded by the coding sequence ATGGACGGCCAGCTCGCAGAAACCCTGCAAGCACCAGAATCAACGTTGAAGGCTGAAAAGGCCTCATTCCTGAAGCAGCCCAAGGCGGTGTGGGCCACCGCCCTCGCCGCAGTGTTCGCCTTCATGGGCATCGGGCTGGTGGATCCCATCCTGCCGGCCATCGCCACCAACCTGGACGCCAGCCCCAGCCAGGTGTCCCTGCTTTTCACCAGCTACTTCCTGGTCACCGCTCTGGCCATGCTGATTACGGGGTACGTCTCCTCGCGGATTGGCGGCAAGCGGACCCTGCTGATCGGCCTGGCCGTCATCGTCGTCTTTGCGTCGCTCTCGGGGCTGTCCGGCAGTGTCGGTGAACTGGTGGGCTTCCGGGCCGGCTGGGGACTGGGCAATGCCCTGTTCGTCGCCACCGCGCTCGCCGTGATCGTAGGCGTGGCCAGCGGCGGCGCCGGCACGGCCATCATCCTTTACGAGGCAGCACTGGGCCTGGGCATCTCGCTCGGCCCGCTGCTGGGCGCACTCCTTGGCGGCTGGCAGTGGCGCGCCCCGTTCTTCGGCACCGCCGTCCTGATGGCCGCCGCCTTCGTCGCCCTGATCGCCCTGCTCCCCAAAACCCCATTGCCTGAGCGCAAAGTGCGGCTGCGCGACCCCCTGCTGGCACTGGGCCACAAGGGACTGCGGACGACGGCGGCAAGCGGCTTGTTCTACAACTACGGCTTCTTCACCATCCTGGCTTTCACCCCGTTCATCCTGGGCATGAACGCCTATGGCATCGGCGGCGTCTTCTTTGGCTGGGGTGTGGCCGTGGCCGTCTTCTCCGTCTTCGTGGCACCGGTGCTGCAGCGCCGCTTCGGCGCCGTCAAGGTTCTCACCGGCACCCTGTTCGTCCTCATGCTGGACCTGGCCGGGCTGGGACTGGCGGCGGGGCACTCGGTCCCGGCCGTCGTCGTCCTGGTCATTGTTGCCGGTGCGCTGCTGGGCATCAACAACACCATCTACACGGAACTGGCCATGGGCGTCTCTGATTCGCCGCGGCCGGTGGCTTCCTCCGGCTACAACTTCGTCCGCTGGATGGGCGGCGCCCTGGCCCCATTCGCGGCGGCACAGCTCGGTGAGCACTTTGGCCCGCAGGTTCCGTTCTTTGCCGGGGCGCTGGCCATGGCGATCGCCATCCTGGTCGCGTTCGGCGGCCGGGCCTACCTGTCCTCGCACGAGCCGCACGTGGTCTAG